A window from bacterium encodes these proteins:
- the smpB gene encoding SsrA-binding protein SmpB produces the protein MTKNKQTTHLVNRKAFHDFEILEKFEAGIMLQGTEVKSVRDGRLSFKDSYAKVIDEALWVVNLHINEYDHGSAWNHDPVRPRKLLLHKREIKRLIGKIEEQGLTLVPLSVYFKNGYAKLELGLARGRKLYDKRKEIAKRDVSREIQRELKNRLRG, from the coding sequence ATGACAAAAAACAAACAGACCACCCATCTGGTCAATCGTAAAGCGTTCCATGACTTTGAAATTTTAGAAAAATTCGAAGCCGGGATCATGCTGCAGGGCACAGAGGTCAAATCCGTGCGTGACGGCCGGCTTTCATTCAAGGATAGCTACGCCAAGGTCATCGATGAGGCCCTGTGGGTGGTCAACCTGCATATCAACGAGTATGATCACGGTTCCGCCTGGAACCACGATCCGGTGCGGCCGCGCAAGTTGCTGCTGCACAAGCGCGAGATCAAGCGGCTCATTGGCAAAATCGAGGAGCAGGGTTTGACCTTGGTGCCGCTCAGTGTTTATTTCAAGAACGGCTATGCCAAGTTGGAGCTGGGCTTAGCGCGCGGCCGCAAGCTGTACGACAAGCGCAAGGAGATCGCCAAGCGGGACGTAAGCCGTGAGATCCAGCGGGAGCTGAAAAACCGGTTGCGTGGGTAA
- a CDS encoding serine/threonine-protein phosphatase: MDHATCSSQEPKLRTVLRQDIKHSGLLKTARREYAELREYFLSEHRQQQLRSMGVVKKLLFIPWWLIKSLLLKLSWIRRLVLLLAFYFVLNPIRIKANTEGLQFEQNSSWMGFVLILLLLMLELKDKLLAKSELAAGRTVQQALMPEPEPQIPGWSTWLYYQPANEVCGDLLDFLRIEEWRFAIALGDVSDKGLGAALLMVKLQATLRALAPDHNDLGQLAAKMNEIYLRDAMAKSFASLVYLELHPNSESIQLFNAGHLPPIRIRRHTLQEIEKGDAALGLKPHAEFREQQINLASGEALFIYSDGLTEARNSQGEFFGERRLFDLLKRCPEGSAHSMGEFVLAGLEEFIGDTPHHDDLSIAVLVKQ, encoded by the coding sequence ATGGACCATGCCACCTGCTCCTCCCAAGAGCCCAAACTGCGCACCGTGCTGCGGCAGGACATCAAGCACAGCGGCCTGCTAAAGACCGCGAGAAGGGAATACGCTGAACTGCGCGAGTATTTTCTCTCCGAGCACCGTCAGCAGCAGCTCCGCTCTATGGGAGTGGTCAAAAAGCTGCTGTTCATCCCCTGGTGGCTGATTAAAAGCCTGCTGCTCAAATTAAGCTGGATCCGTCGCCTGGTGCTGCTTTTAGCCTTTTACTTTGTGCTCAACCCCATTCGCATCAAAGCGAATACCGAAGGACTCCAGTTCGAACAGAACAGCTCTTGGATGGGGTTCGTCCTGATCCTGCTGCTGCTCATGCTGGAGCTAAAAGACAAGCTGCTGGCTAAAAGTGAATTGGCTGCCGGCCGCACGGTGCAACAGGCGCTCATGCCCGAACCAGAACCGCAAATTCCCGGCTGGTCCACCTGGCTCTACTACCAGCCGGCCAATGAGGTGTGCGGCGATCTGTTGGATTTTCTTCGCATCGAGGAGTGGCGCTTTGCCATCGCGCTGGGGGATGTGTCGGACAAGGGACTGGGCGCAGCGCTGCTGATGGTCAAGCTGCAGGCAACGCTGCGCGCCCTGGCGCCGGATCACAACGACCTCGGCCAACTGGCTGCCAAGATGAATGAGATCTATCTCCGCGACGCCATGGCCAAGAGCTTCGCCTCCCTGGTCTACCTGGAGCTGCATCCGAATTCCGAATCCATACAACTTTTCAACGCCGGCCATCTGCCGCCCATTCGCATTCGACGGCACACGCTGCAGGAGATTGAAAAAGGCGACGCCGCGCTGGGCTTGAAACCGCACGCAGAGTTCAGAGAGCAGCAGATCAACCTGGCCAGCGGTGAAGCGCTGTTCATCTATTCCGACGGCCTCACCGAGGCGCGCAACAGCCAGGGTGAGTTCTTCGGCGAACGCCGATTGTTCGATCTGCTGAAAAGATGCCCGGAGGGATCGGCGCACAGCATGGGCGAGTTCGTGCTTGCCGGGTTGGAAGAGTTTATCGGCGACACACCGCATCACGATGACCTTTCCATCGCGGTGCTGGTCAAGCAATAA